From a single Collibacillus ludicampi genomic region:
- a CDS encoding pirin family protein, whose product MIHVFPAESRFSTDHGWLQSKFSFSFAEYYDPNNMNFGPMRVLNDDIIQPQTGFGAHPHREMEIVTVVLKGQLKHSDSEGNTGILKPGEVQRMTAGTGIIHSETNPSDTEELHLLQMWFEPNVRRLPPSYEQIAYDQTLLKNNWLPIVSNRSDQKVAHIHQDMTIYLSELEDGKSITFSQEKNRKIFLFVIEGELVLNQEHRLKRRDSARITDITNLDVQTDTGSFFMLIDLP is encoded by the coding sequence ATGATTCACGTTTTTCCCGCAGAATCGCGTTTCTCAACCGATCACGGCTGGTTACAAAGCAAATTTAGTTTTTCGTTTGCGGAGTACTATGATCCTAACAATATGAATTTTGGACCTATGCGTGTACTTAACGATGATATTATCCAACCGCAAACAGGTTTTGGTGCCCACCCTCATCGGGAAATGGAGATTGTAACCGTTGTTTTGAAAGGACAATTAAAACATAGTGACAGTGAAGGGAATACCGGTATTTTAAAGCCTGGTGAAGTTCAACGCATGACTGCGGGAACAGGTATCATTCACTCGGAAACGAATCCGTCAGATACGGAAGAATTGCACTTGCTGCAAATGTGGTTTGAACCCAATGTGAGAAGATTACCTCCTTCTTATGAACAGATTGCCTATGATCAGACGCTTTTAAAAAATAATTGGTTACCGATTGTTTCAAATCGTTCAGATCAAAAAGTTGCTCACATTCATCAAGATATGACGATCTATCTTTCCGAACTTGAAGACGGGAAATCGATCACATTCTCACAAGAAAAGAATCGCAAAATTTTTCTTTTCGTCATTGAAGGTGAGCTTGTCCTGAATCAGGAACACAGATTGAAAAGACGCGATTCGGCACGTATTACAGACATCACAAACCTGGACGTGCAAACCGACACAGGATCCTTTTTCATGCTGATTGATCTGCCCTAA